In one Nitrospira sp. genomic region, the following are encoded:
- a CDS encoding phenylacetate--CoA ligase family protein, with protein MEGLEELQNLPFLTKADLKKEQGGLRSCEHFMLLTPKTTGGSTGVPVTIPKTRSAMAWELAATWRGYSWAGIDIGDRQARFWGVPFHQKDRWRARLIDRVANRKRCSAFAFSESDLQAYTLALKSFSPRYFYGYVSMLEEYAKFIRRNGITLPFKLQCIITTSEVLAATQRRLIEDTFSTKVFNEYGSGELGSIAHECEDGSLHVSAENMIVEVVSGNRPSQPGEVGELVITELNNYATPLIRYRTGDFASLSNNPCKCGRILPVINNLYGRSYDTIRNIEGKLFHGEFMMYIFEDAQRSNLGIQAFQVIQESWQSFLIKIVPGGGYGKATEEFITHRIREQFDQNAVVRFEIVGEITRAASGKMRLIIGMEDHQ; from the coding sequence TTGGAAGGACTTGAAGAACTGCAAAACCTTCCATTTCTTACGAAGGCAGATCTCAAGAAAGAGCAGGGGGGATTACGCTCGTGCGAACACTTTATGCTTTTGACGCCGAAGACTACAGGTGGATCAACTGGAGTGCCGGTAACTATTCCCAAGACCAGAAGTGCTATGGCCTGGGAACTAGCTGCAACGTGGAGAGGGTATTCTTGGGCTGGAATCGATATTGGTGATCGGCAAGCCAGATTTTGGGGAGTGCCTTTTCATCAGAAGGATAGGTGGAGAGCTAGATTGATAGATCGTGTAGCAAATCGTAAACGCTGTTCGGCCTTTGCGTTCAGTGAGAGTGATCTACAGGCATATACACTGGCCCTAAAAAGCTTTTCCCCACGTTACTTCTATGGGTATGTTTCAATGTTGGAGGAATATGCCAAGTTCATTCGCCGTAATGGAATCACGCTCCCGTTCAAATTGCAGTGCATCATTACAACATCTGAAGTGTTAGCAGCGACTCAGAGACGTCTTATTGAGGATACTTTTTCGACGAAAGTGTTTAATGAATATGGCTCGGGAGAACTAGGGTCTATCGCGCATGAATGCGAGGACGGGTCTTTACATGTCAGTGCGGAGAATATGATTGTCGAAGTGGTGAGCGGCAATCGCCCCTCGCAACCTGGAGAGGTTGGTGAGTTGGTGATAACAGAACTGAATAATTACGCAACCCCTCTCATTCGTTATAGAACAGGAGATTTCGCGTCACTTTCTAATAATCCATGCAAGTGTGGGAGGATACTTCCAGTTATCAATAATTTGTATGGTAGATCTTACGATACAATACGGAACATTGAGGGGAAATTGTTCCATGGTGAGTTCATGATGTATATCTTCGAGGATGCACAACGGAGTAACTTAGGAATACAAGCGTTTCAGGTGATTCAGGAAAGCTGGCAGTCGTTTTTGATTAAGATTGTGCCGGGGGGAGGGTACGGCAAAGCTACGGAAGAGTTTATTACCCATCGGATTCGTGAACAATTTGATCAGAATGCAGTTGTGCGTTTTGAAATTGTCGGAGAGATTACTCGTGCTGCATCTGGAAAGATGAGGCTTATCATAGGGATGGAAGATCATCAGTGA
- a CDS encoding FkbM family methyltransferase: MLSRVVTRGDWVVDVGANVGFYTKRLAELVGSEGRVLAFEPVPETFMLLTSNVSMCGFTNVTLFNAAVSEATKLSGISIPNYSDTTQPNYYQAHITSLSDSPVRILAVSLDSIKIQSSIRLIKIDAEGHEFSVIKGMQRTLLRDRPILIVEAPDTETRELIESLGYVGRTLLGSPNVVFHRNDLRWEELERP; this comes from the coding sequence ATGTTATCCAGAGTAGTGACCAGAGGTGATTGGGTAGTCGATGTCGGCGCGAACGTTGGATTCTACACGAAGCGACTTGCTGAATTGGTGGGATCAGAGGGGCGTGTGCTGGCATTCGAGCCTGTGCCGGAAACCTTTATGCTATTGACTAGTAATGTTTCAATGTGCGGTTTCACCAATGTAACGCTCTTCAATGCAGCGGTTTCAGAAGCGACTAAACTTTCGGGAATATCCATACCAAACTACTCCGATACCACTCAACCGAATTACTACCAGGCTCACATCACAAGTCTATCTGACAGCCCAGTGCGAATCTTGGCTGTTAGCCTTGACTCCATAAAAATCCAGAGCTCCATCAGGCTAATAAAGATAGATGCAGAGGGGCACGAGTTCTCAGTTATCAAGGGAATGCAGAGGACTTTACTGAGAGACCGTCCGATATTGATTGTTGAGGCGCCTGACACAGAAACTAGGGAACTTATCGAGTCACTTGGCTATGTAGGTAGGACGTTGCTTGGTTCGCCAAATGTGGTCTTCCATAGAAATGACTTGAGATGGGAAGAGCTGGAGAGACCCTAA